The genomic window GAGGCCCTGCTGCCGGAGCTCGCCGCGATCCCCGGCGTCGTCCGGGTGCGGGTCTCCTACCTGCAGCCGGCTGAGACCCGGCCGTCGCTGGTGAAGGTCATCGCCGAGACGCCCGGCGTCGCCGCGTACTTCGACCTCTCGTTCCAGCACTCCAGCGAGCCGGTGCTGCGCCGGATGCGCCGCTTCGGCTCCACCGAGCGCTTCCTGGAACTGCTGGCCACGGCGCGGGAGCTCGCCCCCGAGGCCGGCGTCCGCTCGAACTTCATCGTCGGGTTCCCCGGCGAGACCAAGGCCGACGTCGCCGAGCTGGCCCGGTTCCTGACCGAGGGCCGGCTCGACGTCGTCGGCGTCTTCGGGTACTCCGACGAGGACGGCACCGAGGCCGCGACGCTACCCGACAAGATCCGGCGCGACACGATCGACCGCCGGTTCGACCGGATCTCCCGGCTCGCCGAGGAGCTCACCGCCCAGCGGGCCGAGGAGCGCATCGGCACCACCGTCGAGGTCCTCGTCGAGGCCGTCGCCGACGACGGCACGGCTGAGGGCCGCGCCGAGCACCAGGCGCCCGAGGTCGACGGTTCGGTCACGCTCCGCGGCGACTGTCCGGTGCTGGGCCGCCTCGCCGTCGGCGATCTCGTCCGGGCCCGGGTGACCGGCAGCCTGGGTGTCGATCTGGACGCCGACGTGCTCGCCGTCGTCGACCGGGCCGGTGTCGGGCCGGTAGCGGATGCCCGGGTGCCCGTCGGCACTGGCGGATGAGCGACGTGGCGACCGGCGCGACGCCGTCCGGAGCCGCGCCCAAGCGGCAGGCGCCGCTGCTGAACATCGCGAACGTCCTCACCGCGCTGCGCATCGTGCTGGTGCCGGTCTTCGTGGCCGCGCTCGTCGTCTCGGACGGCACGCACCGGGGCTGGCTGCTCGCCAGCGCCGCGCTGTTCCTGATCGCGTCGATCACCGACTACTGGGACGGCTGGATCGCCCGGGCCCGCGACCTCGTGACGCCGTTCGGCGCGATCGCCGACCCGATCGCCGACAAGGCGCTCACCGGGGCCGCGCTGATCGGGCTCTCGGCGTACGACCTGCTGCCGTGGTGGGTCACGGTCATCATCCTGATCCGCGAGTGGGGCATCACCGCGCTGCGGTTCGGCGTGCTGCGCCACGGCGTGATCCCGGCCAGCCGGGGCGGCAAGCTCAAGACGTTGCTGCAGGTGATCGCGATCATCTGGTACCTGTGCCCGATCACCGGCCCGATCGACTGGGTCGGGACGATCCTGATGGGCGCCGCGTTCGTTCTCACGGTCGTCACCGGCGCCGACTACGTCGTCCAGGCCCTGGCCCTGCGTCGGAAGGCCCGCGAAGCTGCCGCCCGAGGCGGCGCCGGTGACTGAGCCGACCGCGGCCGGTGTTCTCGCCGCCCTCCGGGCCCGCGGCGAGACCCTGGCCACCGCGGAGTCGCTCACCGGCGGGATGCTCGCCGCCCACCTCGTCGACGTGCCCGGCGCCTCCCGGGTGTTCCGCGGCGGCCTGGTGCCGTACGCCACCGACCTGAAAGCGACGCTCGTCGACGTCGAGAAGGGGCTGCTCGACCGCCTCGGACCGGTCGCCGCCGACGTCGCCATGGCCCTCGCCGAGGGCGCGCGACGGCGGTGCGGAGCCGACTGGGGGCTGGGCACGACCGGCGTGGCCGGGCCCGACCCGCAGGACGGGAAACCGGCCGGGACGGTCTTCGTGGGCGTGGCCGGGCCCGACGGGCCACCCGCCGTCCGGGCACTGCACCTGAGCGGGGACCGCGCGGCGATCCGCGCCGCGACCGTCGACGAAGCGCTGGCCCTGCTGGCCGGGAAGCTCGACGGCACGGCGGACGTTACGGACTCTGATGCTTGATGCAGACGAATTCCGACCGGTAACCGACCGACAGGTAAACCGCCAGCGGTTACGCCCTCGGCAAACGCCGACGCCCCGACGGCCCGTCACCGTGCCTCACGCTGGTCGCTCGGAGTACGGTGACGCCATGCCTGATCCCTGGCAGCTGCGCGAGAGGGGTGCCTGATGGTCCTGCTACGACGGATCCTCGGCGACACGCTGCGGTCGCAGCGGCTCGCCCAGCGACGCACTCTTCGCGAGGTCTCCTCGGCTGCCAAGGTCAGCCTCGGTTACCTCTCCGAGGTCGAACGCGGTCAGAAAGAAGCTTCCTCCGAGCTGCTCTCGTCGATCTGCGAGGCGCTCGGAGTTCCGCTCTCCGAGGTCCTGCGCGACGTGAGCGACACGCTCGAGGTCGCCGAGACGGCGCCCGCGGCGCTCAACGCGGTCAACTCCGTCAACGCGGTGGAGCCGGTCGCGGCGCTCGCCGGTGCGGCCGTCGGCGGCGACGGAGCCGAGCTCGAGGTCGTCGGGGCCGGTCCCAGCCGCCTCGAGGTCCACCTCGACCACGGCCACCACCTCGACAGCCACCTCGACAATCACTTGGACACGCGCGCCCGGCACCGGGTCGTCGCCGCCGCGTGAGCCTGCTCGACGAGGGCGAGACCCGCGGCACGCGGGTCCGGGCCGGGAACGCGATGGGGCGTACCCGGGCGTCGCTGCTCGACGCGGCCGTCCGGCTGGTCGCCGAGCGCGGCACCCGGCGGACGTCGATGACCGACATCGCCCAGGCCGCCGGCATCGCCAAGGGCACGCTCTACAACCACTTCCGCAACAAGGACGAGGTCTTCGCCGCGCTGGTCGAGGCCGAGATCGTGCTGATCGCCGACCAGTGCCGGGGCCTGCCGCTGGAGGACGCCCTGGCGGTGGCGGCCATCCGGCTCGACACCCACCCGGCGTTGCGTCGGGTTGCCGACGACGACCCGGCGTCGCTGGCCGGGCTGGCCGGGGCACCCCCGGAGGCGGCCGGCTGGCGCGCGGCCCGGGCCGCGGCCGCCGACGCGCTCACCGCGAGCGGGCGTGACCCGCGGGGCGCCGAGCTGGTCGTCCGCTGGCTGGCCAGCCACATCGGCGCGCCCGACCCGGGCGACGCCGAAGCGAGCGCGAGGTTGC from Cryptosporangium phraense includes these protein-coding regions:
- the rimO gene encoding 30S ribosomal protein S12 methylthiotransferase RimO, giving the protein MPRNAGDRRVALVTLGCARNEVDSEELAGRLAGDGWELVDASDADVVLVNTCGFVEQAKKDSVDTLLAASDSGAKVVAAGCMAERYGNELATALPEADAVLGFDDYTNISDRLNRVLAGEELEAHTPRDRRTLLPISPVERSTANVVVPGHLPDGVGPASGPRVLRRRLEGGPVAPLKLASGCDRRCAFCAIPSFRGAFVSRRPTELLDEARWLAEQGVRELVLVSENSSSYGKDLGDPRLLEALLPELAAIPGVVRVRVSYLQPAETRPSLVKVIAETPGVAAYFDLSFQHSSEPVLRRMRRFGSTERFLELLATARELAPEAGVRSNFIVGFPGETKADVAELARFLTEGRLDVVGVFGYSDEDGTEAATLPDKIRRDTIDRRFDRISRLAEELTAQRAEERIGTTVEVLVEAVADDGTAEGRAEHQAPEVDGSVTLRGDCPVLGRLAVGDLVRARVTGSLGVDLDADVLAVVDRAGVGPVADARVPVGTGG
- the pgsA gene encoding CDP-diacylglycerol--glycerol-3-phosphate 3-phosphatidyltransferase, which produces MSDVATGATPSGAAPKRQAPLLNIANVLTALRIVLVPVFVAALVVSDGTHRGWLLASAALFLIASITDYWDGWIARARDLVTPFGAIADPIADKALTGAALIGLSAYDLLPWWVTVIILIREWGITALRFGVLRHGVIPASRGGKLKTLLQVIAIIWYLCPITGPIDWVGTILMGAAFVLTVVTGADYVVQALALRRKAREAAARGGAGD
- a CDS encoding CinA family protein; protein product: MTEPTAAGVLAALRARGETLATAESLTGGMLAAHLVDVPGASRVFRGGLVPYATDLKATLVDVEKGLLDRLGPVAADVAMALAEGARRRCGADWGLGTTGVAGPDPQDGKPAGTVFVGVAGPDGPPAVRALHLSGDRAAIRAATVDEALALLAGKLDGTADVTDSDA
- a CDS encoding helix-turn-helix domain-containing protein; translation: MVLLRRILGDTLRSQRLAQRRTLREVSSAAKVSLGYLSEVERGQKEASSELLSSICEALGVPLSEVLRDVSDTLEVAETAPAALNAVNSVNAVEPVAALAGAAVGGDGAELEVVGAGPSRLEVHLDHGHHLDSHLDNHLDTRARHRVVAAA
- a CDS encoding TetR/AcrR family transcriptional regulator, which codes for MSLLDEGETRGTRVRAGNAMGRTRASLLDAAVRLVAERGTRRTSMTDIAQAAGIAKGTLYNHFRNKDEVFAALVEAEIVLIADQCRGLPLEDALAVAAIRLDTHPALRRVADDDPASLAGLAGAPPEAAGWRAARAAAADALTASGRDPRGAELVVRWLASHIGAPDPGDAEASARLLSAVLPLRTLATV